A region of Homo sapiens chromosome 17, GRCh38.p14 Primary Assembly DNA encodes the following proteins:
- the NOS2 gene encoding nitric oxide synthase, inducible: protein MACPWKFLFKTKFHQYAMNGEKDINNNVEKAPCATSSPVTQDDLQYHNLSKQQNESPQPLVETGKKSPESLVKLDATPLSSPRHVRIKNWGSGMTFQDTLHHKAKGILTCRSKSCLGSIMTPKSLTRGPRDKPTPPDELLPQAIEFVNQYYGSFKEAKIEEHLARVEAVTKEIETTGTYQLTGDELIFATKQAWRNAPRCIGRIQWSNLQVFDARSCSTAREMFEHICRHVRYSTNNGNIRSAITVFPQRSDGKHDFRVWNAQLIRYAGYQMPDGSIRGDPANVEFTQLCIDLGWKPKYGRFDVVPLVLQANGRDPELFEIPPDLVLEVAMEHPKYEWFRELELKWYALPAVANMLLEVGGLEFPGCPFNGWYMGTEIGVRDFCDVQRYNILEEVGRRMGLETHKLASLWKDQAVVEINIAVLHSFQKQNVTIMDHHSAAESFMKYMQNEYRSRGGCPADWIWLVPPMSGSITPVFHQEMLNYVLSPFYYYQVEAWKTHVWQDEKRRPKRREIPLKVLVKAVLFACMLMRKTMASRVRVTILFATETGKSEALAWDLGALFSCAFNPKVVCMDKYRLSCLEEERLLLVVTSTFGNGDCPGNGEKLKKSLFMLKELNNKFRYAVFGLGSSMYPRFCAFAHDIDQKLSHLGASQLTPMGEGDELSGQEDAFRSWAVQTFKAACETFDVRGKQHIQIPKLYTSNVTWDPHHYRLVQDSQPLDLSKALSSMHAKNVFTMRLKSRQNLQSPTSSRATILVELSCEDGQGLNYLPGEHLGVCPGNQPALVQGILERVVDGPTPHQTVRLEALDESGSYWVSDKRLPPCSLSQALTYFLDITTPPTQLLLQKLAQVATEEPERQRLEALCQPSEYSKWKFTNSPTFLEVLEEFPSLRVSAGFLLSQLPILKPRFYSISSSRDHTPTEIHLTVAVVTYHTRDGQGPLHHGVCSTWLNSLKPQDPVPCFVRNASGFHLPEDPSHPCILIGPGTGIAPFRSFWQQRLHDSQHKGVRGGRMTLVFGCRRPDEDHIYQEEMLEMAQKGVLHAVHTAYSRLPGKPKVYVQDILRQQLASEVLRVLHKEPGHLYVCGDVRMARDVAHTLKQLVAAKLKLNEEQVEDYFFQLKSQKRYHEDIFGAVFPYEAKKDRVAVQPSSLEMSAL from the exons ATGGCCTGTCCTTGGAAATTTCTGTTCAAGACCAAATTCCACCAGTATGCAATGAATGGGGAAAAAGACATCAACAACAATGTGGAGAAAGCCCCCTGTGCCACCTCCAG TCCAGTGACACAGGATGACCTTCAGTATCACAACCTCAGCAAGCAGCAGAATGAGTCCCCGCAGCCCCTCGTGGAGACGGGAAAG AAGTCTCCAGAATCTCTGGTCAAGCTGGATGCAACCCCATTGTCCTCCCCACGGCATGTGAGGATCAAAAACTGGGGCAGCGGGATGACTTTCCAAGACACACTTCACCATAAGGCCAAAGGG ATTTTAACTTGCAGGTCCAAATCTTGCCTGGGGTCCATTATGACTCCCAAAAGTTTGACCAGAGGACCCAGGGACAAGCCTACCCCTCCAGATGAGCTTCTACCTCAAGCTATCGAATTTGTCAACCAATATTACGGCTCCTTCAAAGA GGCAAAAATAGAGGAACATCTGGCCAGGGTGGAAGCGGTAACAAAGGAGATAGAAACAACAGGAACCTACCAACTGACGGGAGATGAGCTCATCTTCGCCACCAAGCAGGCCTGGCGCAATGCCCCACGCTGCATTGGGAGGATCCAGTGGTCCAACCTGCAG GTCTTCGATGCCCGCAGCTGTTCCACTGCCCGGGAAATGTTTGAACACATCTGCAGACACGTGCGTTACTCCACCAACAATGGCAACATCAG GTCGGCCATCACCGTGTTCCCCCAGCGGAGTGATGGCAAGCACGACTTCCGGGTGTGGAATGCTCAGCTCATCCGCTATGCTGGCTACCAGATGCCAGATGGCAGCATCAGAGGGGACCCTGCCAACGTGGAATTCACTCAG CTGTGCATCGACCTGGGCTGGAAGCCCAAGTACGGCCGCTTCGATGTGGTCCCCCTGGTCCTGCAGGCCAATGGCCGTGACCCTGAGCTCTTCGAAATCCCACCTGACCTTGTGCTTGAGGTGGCCATGGAACATCCCAA ATACGAGTGGTTTCGGGAACTGGAGCTAAAGTGGTACGCCCTGCCTGCAGTGGCCAACATGCTGCTTGAGGTGGGCGGCCTGGAGTTCCCAGGGTGCCCCTTCAATGGCTGGTACATGGGCACAGAGATCGGAGTCCGGGACTTCTGTGACGTCCAGCGCTACAACATCCTGGAG GAAGTGGGCAGGAGAATGGGCCTGGAAACGCACAAGCTGGCCTCGCTCTGGAAAGACCAGGCTGTCGTTGAGATCAACATTGCTGTGCTCCATAGTTTCCAG AAGCAGAATGTGACCATCATGGACCACCACTCGGCTGCAGAATCCTTCATGAAGTACATGCAGAATGAATACCGGTCCCGTGGGGGCTGCCCGGCAGACTGGATTTGGCTGGTCCCTCCCATGTCTGGGAGCATCACCCCCGTGTTTCACCAGGAGATGCTGAACTACGTCCTGTCCCCTTTCTACTACTATCAG GTAGAGGCCTGGAAAACCCATGTCTGGCAGGACGAGAAGCGGAGACCCAAGAGAAGAGAGATTCCATTGAAAGTCTTGGTCAA AGCTGTGCTCTTTGCCTGTATGCTGATGCGCAAGACAATGGCGTCCCGAGTCAGAGTCACCATCCTCTTTGCGACAGAGACAGGAAAATCAGAGGCGCTGGCCTGGGACCTGGGGGCCTTATTCAGCTGTGCCTTCAACCCCAAG GTTGTCTGCATGGATAAGTACAGGCTGAGCTGCCTGGAGGAGGAACGGCTGCTGTTGGTGGTGACCAGTACGTTTGGCAATGGAGACTGCCCTGGCAATGGAGAG aaACTGAAGAAATCGCTCTTCATGCTGAAAGAGCTCAACAACAAATTCAG GTACGCTGTGTTTGGCCTCGGCTCCAGCATGTACCCTCGGTTCTGCGCCTTTGCTCATGACATTGATCAGAAGCTGTCCCACCTGGGGGCCTCTCAGCTCACCCCGATGGGAGAAGGGGATGAGCTCAGTGGGCAGGAGGACGCCTTCCGCAGCTGGGCCGTGCAAACCTTCAAG GCAGCCTGTGAGACGTTTGATGTCCGAGGCAAACAGCACATTCAGATCCCCAAGCTCTACACCTCCAATGTGACCTGGGACCCGCACCACTACAGGCTCGTGCAGGACTCACAGCCTTTGGACCTCAGCAAAG CCCTCAGCAGCATGCATGCCAAGAACGTGTTCACCATGAGGCTCAAATCTCGGCAGAATCTACAAAGTCCGACATCCAG CCGTGCCACCATCCTGGTGGAACTCTCCTGTGAGGATGGCCAAGGCCTGAACTACCTGCCGGGGGAGCACCTTGGGGTTTGCCCAGGCAACCAGCCGGCCCTGGTCCAAGGTATCCTGGAGCGAGTGGTGGATGGCCCCACACCCCACCAGACAGTGCGCCTGGAGGCCCTGGATGAGAGTG GCAGCTACTGGGTCAGTGACAAGAGGCTGCCCCCCTGCTCACTCAGCCAGGCCCTCACCTACTTCCTGGACATCACCACACCCCCAACCCAGCTGCTGCTCCAAAAGCTGGCCCAGGTGGCCACAGAagagcctgagagacagaggctgGAGGCCCTGTGCCAG CCCTCAGAGTACAGCAAGTGGAAGTTCACCAACAGCCCCACATTCCTGGAGGTGCTAGAGGAGTTCCCGTCCCTGCGGGTGTCTGCTGGCTTCCTGCTTTCCCAGCTCCCCATTCTGAAGCCCAGGTTCTACTCCATCAGCTCCTCCCGGGATCACACGCCCACAGAGATCCACCTGACTGTGGCCGTGGTCACCTACCACACCCGAG ATGGCCAGGGTCCCCTGCACCACGGCGTCTGCAGCACATGGCTCAACAGCCTGAAGCCCCAAGACCCAGTGCCCTGCTTTGTGCGGAA TGCCAGCGGCTTCCACCTCCCCGAGGATCCCTCCCATCCTTGCATCCTCATCGGGCCTGGCACAGGCATCGCGCCCTTCCGCAGTTTCTGGCAGCAACGGCTCCATGACTCCCAGCACAAGG GAGTGCGGGGAGGCCGCATGACCTTGGTGTTTGGGTGCCGCCGCCCAGATGAGGACCACATCTACCAGGAGGAGATGCTGGAGATGGCCCAGAAGGGGGTGCTGCATGCGGTGCACACAGCCTATTCCCGCCTGCCTGGCAAGCCCAAG GTCTATGTTCAGGACATCCTGCGGCAGCAGCTGGCCAGCGAGGTGCTCCGTGTGCTCCACAAGGAGCCAGGCCACCTCTATGTTTGCGGGGATGTGCGCATGGCCCGGGACGTGGCCCACACCCTGAAGCAGCTGGTGGCTGCCAAGCTGAAATTGAATGAGGAGCAGGTCGAGGACTATTTCTTTCAGCTCAAG